From one Brachypodium distachyon strain Bd21 chromosome 4, Brachypodium_distachyon_v3.0, whole genome shotgun sequence genomic stretch:
- the LOC100824854 gene encoding probable flavin-containing monooxygenase 1 encodes MDQRAKRVAIVGAGTSGLAVCKHLLARGFRPVVFEAGAAVGGLWTRTLASTRLQSPAAVYRFSDFPWPESTDAYPRSAQVAAYLAVYARRFGVLERVRFRSTVVSAEHVGDGGCEDAADGWDRWNGNGEAFGDGTGVWRLTVRHCHGEPEPEKTTTEVCEFDFLILCVGRFSGVPNVPAFPPGRGPEAFKGRVLHSMELSDMGHADAAALLKGKRVAVVGSGKSAFDIAADCADANGAERPCTMVCRNPQWLLHDTQIWGKLNIGYLYMNRFAELMVAKPGAGVISRLLATLLTPLGWLVSAVTGAYYRSAIPMREHGMEPGHGFASCVSSCLIAMLPDGFYDKVKQGSIVFRKLPTASPFTFSRDGLEFLDNSGESESTVKKIPADVVILATGYRGDQKLRDMFASPRLKAIVAGSPDAAVPLYRNCVHPRVPQMAVVGYAEGLNNIYVCEMMSKWVARLLDGAFRLPGVRRMEGSVAEWGRYYRRSGGGGEHFRRSCLGAVNVWYNDELCRDMGCDPRRKKGLLAEWFQPYGAVDYAGIQ; translated from the exons ATGGATCAGAGGGCGAAGAGGGTGGCCATCGTGGGCGCCGGCACGAGCGGCCTCGCGGTCTGCAAGCACCTCCTCGCGCGCGGCTTCCGCCCCGTCGTCTtcgaggccggcgccgccgtgggcgGGCTCTGGACGCGCACGCTCGCCTCCACGCGCCTCCagtcgccggccgccgtctaCCGCTTCTCCGACTTCCCCTGGCCGGAGTCCACGGACGCGTACCCGCGCAGCGCCCAGGTCGCCGCCTACCTCGCCGTCTACGCGCGCCGCTTCGGCGTCCTCGAGCGCGTCAGATTCCGGAGCACCGTCGTCTCCGCCGAGcacgtcggcgacggcggctgcgaggacgccgccgacgGGTGGGACCGGTGGAACGGCAACGGCGAGGCGTTTGGGGACGGCACGGGCGTGTGGCGCCTCACCGTGCGCCATTGCCATGgagagccggagccggagaagacgacgactGAGGTGTGCGAGTTTGACTTCCTGATCCTGTGCGTGGGCAGGTTCAGCGGCGTGCCGAATGTCCCGGCGTTCCCGCCTGGGCGTGGCCCGGAAGCGTTCAAGGGGCGCGTGCTGCACTCCATGGAGCTCTCCGACATGGGCcacgcggacgccgccgcgctgctgaAGGGGAAgcgcgtcgccgtcgtcggctcCGGCAAGTCCGCCTTCGACATTGCCGCCGACTGCGCCGACGCCAACG GTGCGGAGCGGCCGTGCACGATGGTCTGCAGGAACCCGCAGTGGCTGCTGCACGACACGCAGATCTGGGGCAAGCTCAACATCGGCTACCTCTACATGAACCGCTTCGCGGAGCTCATGGTCGCCAAGCCCGGCGCCGGGGTCATCTCCCGCCTCCTGGCCACGCTCCTCACGCCTCTGGGCTGGCTGGTGTCCGCGGTGACAGGGGCGTACTACCGGAGCGCGATCCCGATGCGGGAGCACGGCATGGAGCCCGGGCACGGGTTCGCGAGCTGCGTCTCCTCCTGCCTCATCGCCATGCTCCCCGACGGCTTCTACGACAAGGTCAAGCAAGGCAGCATCGTCTTCAGGAAGCTCCCTACGGCCTCGCCCTTCACCTTCTCCAGGGACGGGCTGGAATTCCTCGACAACAGTGGCGAGAGCGAGAGCACCGTGAAGAAGATCCCGGCCGACGTGGTAATCCTCGCCACGGGGTACCGCGGCGACCAGAAGCTGAGGGACATGTTCGCGTCCCCCAGACTGAAGGCGATCGTGGCCGGGtcgcccgacgccgccgtgcCGCTGTACCGGAACTGCGTGCACCCGCGGGTGCCGCAGATGGCGGTGGTCGGGTACGCGGAGGGGCTCAACAACATCTACGTGTGCGAGATGATGTCCAAGTGGGTGGCGCGGCTGCTGGACGGCGCGTTCCGGCTGCCCGGCGTAAGGCGGATGGAGGGGAGCGTGGCGGAGTGGGGGAGGTACTAccggaggagcggcggcggcggggagcatTTCAGGAGGTCGTGCTTGGGCGCGGTGAACGTCTGGTATAACGACGAGCTGTGCCGTGATATGGGGTGCGatccgaggaggaagaaggggctCCTCGCCGAGTGGTTCCAGCCTTACGGCGCCGTCGACTACGCCGGCATACAGTGA